In a single window of the Gadus chalcogrammus isolate NIFS_2021 chromosome 20, NIFS_Gcha_1.0, whole genome shotgun sequence genome:
- the LOC130373599 gene encoding gamma-crystallin M1-like: protein MMGKITFYEEKNFQGRSYECMSDCSDMSSHMSRCQSCRVESGCFMLYEKNNYMGQQFFMRRGEYNDMHRMQSMGMMFDNIRSCRMIPFHRGQFRMKIYERENFGGQSNEMMDDCDNIQDRYRMSDCQSCHVMDGHWLMYEQPHYKGRMMYMRPGEYRSFREMMSGQRFMSMRRITDMC from the exons GGAGAAGAACTTCCAGGGTCGCTCCTATGAGTGCATGAGTGACTGCTCCGACATGTCCTCCCACATGAGCAGGTGCCAGTCCTGCAGGGTGGAGAGCGGCTGCTTCATGCTCTATGAGAAGAACAACTACATGGGCCAGCAGTTCTtcatgaggaggggagagtacAACGACATGCACCGCATGCAGAGCATGGGAATGATGTTTGACAACATCAGGTCCTGCAGAATGATCCCCTTT CACAGAGGCCAGTTCAGGATGAAGATCTACGAGAGGGAGAACTTCGGTGGTCAGTCCAATGAGATGATGGACGACTGTGACAACATCCAGGATCGTTACCGCATGTCCGACTGCCAGTCCTGCCACGTGATGGACGGCCACTGGCTGATGTACGAGCAGCCTCACTACAAGGGCAGGATGATGTACATGAGGCCCGGAGAGTACAGGAGCTTCAGGGAGATGATGAGCGGCCAGAGGTTCATGAGCATGAGGCGTATCACTGacatgtgttaa